The following proteins are encoded in a genomic region of Oreochromis aureus strain Israel breed Guangdong linkage group 8, ZZ_aureus, whole genome shotgun sequence:
- the crp1 gene encoding pentraxin fusion protein: MSINAVKFGEALLGVLLLVTFSSSTQVGLSDKVLVFPYETDFSYVALIPQKEMGLKAFTLCMRVATELPEERQIILFAYRTADYDELNVWREKDGRISFYLSGDGVFFHLPPLTTFRTSLCLTWESRTGLAAFWVDGKRSTYQVYKPGHTIRPKGTVLLGQDPDKHLGGLEATQSFVGEMTDLNMWDYVLSRSMIQGWHYGHKVPKGNIFDWATMEYEVTGNVMVVDDD, encoded by the exons ATG AGCATCAACGCTGTGAAGTTTGGTGAGGCTCTGCTGGGTGTTTTATTGCTTGTGACTTTCTCCTCATCCACACAAG TGGGTCTGAGCGACAAAGTCCTGGTCTTCCCCTATGAGACGGACTTCAGCTACGTGGCCTTGATCCCGCAGAAGGAGATGGGGCTGAAGGCATTCACCCTCTGCATGCGTGTGGCCACCGAGCTGCCGGAGGAGCGACAGATCATCCTGTTCGCCTACCGCACAGCCGACTACGATGAACTCAACGTGTGGCGCGAGAAGGATGGCCGCATCTCCTTTTACCTGAGCGGCGACGGCGTCTTCTTTCACCTGCCCCCACTCACCACCTTCCGCACCAGCCTCTGCCTCACCTGGGAGTCGCGCACCGGCCTAGCTGCCTTTTGGGTGGACGGGAAGCGTAGCACCTACCAGGTCTACAAACCCGGCCACACCATCCGTCCAAAGGGCACCGTCCTCCTGGGGCAAGATCCAGACAAACACCTGGGAGGCTTGGAGGCCACGCAGAGCTTTGTGGGGGAAATGACAGATCTGAATATGTGGGACTATGTGCTCTCCAGGAGCATGATCCAGGGCTGGCACTACGGACACAAAGTCCCCAAAGGGAATATCTTCGACTGGGCCACCATGGAGTACGAGGTGACCGGGAATGTGATGGTGGTGGATGATGACTGA